In Acidobacteriota bacterium, one genomic interval encodes:
- a CDS encoding SprT-like domain-containing protein yields the protein MDSALAGRLQALCRLHWEDCEGSPPPRFSLRFYPYANLHHTIRLRGQTVYLRLSDILCDAPEPVLSAIAVILLYKLMRRQPPAAERRLYARFVAREETRERCRRVRRKRGRKHLTAEQGRHFDLRSLCEDLNRRYFDGHLTIKRLSWSRRRNRRVLGHYDYAHNTIVIDRRLDHPRVPAYVVEFVIYHEMLHALFGERFQGGRRFVHHADFRRAERQFHDYQRAQDFIRNRLPAAR from the coding sequence ATGGATTCAGCCCTTGCGGGCAGACTGCAAGCACTGTGCAGGCTCCATTGGGAAGACTGCGAGGGCAGCCCGCCGCCCCGCTTCTCGCTGCGCTTCTATCCTTACGCCAACTTGCATCACACCATCCGCCTGCGTGGACAGACCGTTTACCTGCGCTTGAGCGACATTCTTTGCGATGCTCCCGAGCCGGTCTTGTCCGCCATCGCCGTGATCCTGCTTTACAAGCTGATGAGGCGTCAGCCGCCAGCCGCCGAGCGCCGCCTCTATGCCCGCTTCGTGGCTCGTGAAGAGACTCGCGAACGCTGCCGCCGAGTGCGCCGGAAACGTGGCCGCAAGCACCTGACCGCCGAGCAAGGCCGTCATTTCGATTTGCGCTCCCTTTGCGAAGACCTCAACCGCCGCTATTTCGACGGTCACCTCACCATCAAGCGCCTCTCCTGGAGTCGCCGGCGCAATCGGCGGGTTCTAGGACATTACGACTACGCTCACAACACCATCGTCATCGATCGCCGCCTCGACCACCCGCGGGTGCCCGCTTACGTAGTGGAATTCGTCATCTATCACGAGATGCTCCACGCCCTCTTCGGCGAGCGCTTCCAGGGGGGACGCCGTTTCGTGCATCATGCCGATTTCCGCCGCGCAGAACGCCAGTTTCACGACTACCAGCGGGCTCAAGACTTCATCCGCAATCGACTGCCGGCTGCGCGCTGA
- a CDS encoding cobalamin B12-binding domain-containing protein produces the protein MSQPKVRVLIAKPGLDGHDRGAKVVARALRDAGMEVIYTGLRQTPSQIVTAALQEDVDAIGLSVLSGAHLHLFSKVMHLLKEEKMEDVLVFGGGIIPQEDVEKLKEMGVREVFQPGASTRQIVAFLNQELAAPTQA, from the coding sequence ATGAGCCAGCCAAAAGTCCGCGTTCTCATCGCCAAGCCGGGACTCGACGGGCACGACCGGGGAGCCAAAGTGGTGGCACGGGCCCTGCGGGACGCCGGCATGGAGGTCATCTACACGGGCTTGCGCCAGACCCCCTCGCAAATCGTTACCGCCGCCCTGCAAGAGGACGTCGACGCCATTGGACTCTCGGTGCTCTCAGGCGCTCACCTGCATCTCTTTTCCAAGGTCATGCACCTGCTCAAGGAAGAGAAGATGGAGGACGTGCTGGTCTTCGGCGGCGGCATCATCCCCCAGGAAGACGTCGAAAAATTGAAGGAGATGGGTGTGCGCGAGGTCTTTCAGCCGGGCGCCTCGACCCGCCAGATCGTGGCCTTTCTCAACCAGGAGCTGGCGGCGCCCACCCAAGCCTGA